A single genomic interval of Mycolicibacterium holsaticum DSM 44478 = JCM 12374 harbors:
- a CDS encoding Rv1476 family membrane protein: MIGPHVIPFLPGYIPADVDVNQINADVAADGVAVPPAAAADVPALREVVEQAGQHGIDLKIVVIEHNPPIDTPLRDIATEVGHAHPGSTVLVLSPSESGTYSPTIDRVTLEAGQDVAEGRGPVQGAQNFLSELTTEHFPWTTFTILLVLGVVATVIATRLLQVRSKRAVSRG; this comes from the coding sequence GTGATCGGACCGCACGTGATCCCGTTTCTCCCCGGCTATATCCCGGCGGATGTCGATGTGAACCAGATCAACGCCGACGTCGCCGCCGACGGGGTCGCCGTGCCGCCGGCCGCGGCGGCGGACGTGCCGGCGTTGCGCGAGGTCGTCGAGCAGGCCGGCCAACACGGCATCGACCTCAAGATCGTCGTCATCGAGCACAACCCGCCGATTGACACCCCGCTGCGTGACATCGCGACCGAGGTCGGCCATGCGCATCCGGGATCGACGGTGCTGGTGCTCAGCCCGTCGGAGTCCGGCACGTACAGCCCGACCATCGACCGGGTCACGCTCGAAGCCGGCCAGGATGTCGCCGAGGGCCGCGGTCCGGTGCAGGGCGCGCAGAATTTCCTCAGCGAGTTGACGACCGAACACTTTCCGTGGACGACATTCACGATATTGCTTGTCCTCGGGGTGGTCGCCACCGTTATCGCGACGCGATTGTTGCAGGTTCGTAGCAAGCGCGCAGTCTCCCGCGGTTAG
- a CDS encoding aconitate hydratase — MSKGNNANSSLNSFGARDTLKVGDKSYEIYRLDAVAGTEKLPFSLKVLAENLLRTEDGANITKDHIEAIANWDPNAEPSVEIQFTPARVVMQDFTGVPCIVDLATMREAIAELGGDPEKVNPLAPADLVIDHSVIADLFGRADAFERNVEIEYQRNGERYQFLRWGQGAFDDFKVVPPGTGIVHQVNIEYLASVVMDRGRAGEAGEGDEVRVAYPDTCVGTDSHTTMVNGLGVLGWGVGGIEAEAAMLGQPVSMLIPRVVGFKLTGERQPGVTATDVVLTVTEMLRQHGVVGKFVEFYGEGVAEVPLANRATLGNMSPEFGSTAAIFPVDEETISYLRFTGRSDEQLALVEAYAKEQGMWHDPKREPNYSEYIELNLSDVVPSIAGPKRPQDRIALNEAKTAFRKDIHNYVESSADHPVPHTKLDEAVEETFPASDPAASLAFADDDAVVPSAAVGANGRPTNPVEVKSDELGEFIIDHGAAVIAAITSCTNTSNPEVMLGAALLAKNAVEKGLTSKPWVKTTMAPGSQVVTDYYEKAGLWPYLEKLGFYLVGYGCTTCIGNSGPLPEEISQAINDNDLSVTAVLSGNRNFEGRINPDVKMNYLASPPLVIAYALAGTMDFDFDAEPLGRDTDGNEVYLKDIWPSQQDINDTITSAINREMFTKNYADVFKGDERWRNLPTPSGNTFEWNPDSTYVRKPPYFDGMGAEPEPVSDITGARVLVLLGDSVTTDHISPAGAIKPGTPAAQYLDEHGVDRKDYNSYGSRRGNHEVMIRGTFANIRLRNQLLDDVAGGYTRDFTKGGEQAFIYDAAQNYAAQDIPLVVLGGKEYGSGSSRDWAAKGTGLLGVRAVIAESFERIHRSNLIGMGVIPLQFPEGESAASLKLDGTETFDIAGIEALNDQGERSDGKAGGKTPETVHVTATKEDGAKVEFDAVVRIDTPGEADYYRNGGILQFVLRNMLKS; from the coding sequence GTGAGTAAAGGTAATAACGCCAATTCGAGCTTGAACTCTTTCGGTGCCCGTGACACGTTGAAGGTCGGCGACAAGAGCTACGAGATTTATCGCCTCGACGCGGTGGCAGGCACCGAGAAACTACCCTTCAGCCTCAAGGTGCTGGCCGAGAACCTGCTGCGCACCGAGGATGGCGCCAACATCACCAAAGACCACATCGAAGCGATCGCCAACTGGGATCCGAACGCCGAACCCAGCGTGGAGATCCAGTTCACCCCCGCCCGGGTGGTGATGCAGGACTTCACCGGTGTGCCGTGCATCGTCGACCTGGCCACCATGCGCGAGGCGATCGCCGAACTCGGTGGAGACCCGGAGAAGGTCAACCCGCTCGCGCCCGCTGACCTGGTGATCGACCACTCGGTGATCGCCGATCTGTTCGGCCGTGCCGACGCGTTCGAACGCAACGTGGAGATCGAGTACCAGCGCAACGGGGAGCGCTACCAGTTCCTGCGCTGGGGCCAGGGCGCGTTCGACGACTTCAAGGTCGTGCCGCCGGGCACCGGCATCGTGCACCAGGTCAACATCGAGTACCTGGCCTCGGTGGTGATGGACCGCGGTCGGGCGGGCGAAGCTGGGGAGGGTGACGAGGTCCGGGTGGCCTACCCGGACACCTGTGTGGGCACCGACAGCCACACCACCATGGTCAACGGGCTCGGCGTGCTGGGCTGGGGGGTTGGCGGCATCGAGGCCGAGGCCGCCATGTTGGGCCAGCCGGTGTCGATGCTCATCCCGCGCGTGGTCGGGTTCAAGTTGACCGGCGAGCGCCAGCCCGGCGTCACCGCCACCGACGTCGTGCTCACCGTCACCGAGATGCTGCGCCAGCACGGGGTGGTGGGCAAGTTCGTCGAGTTCTACGGCGAGGGCGTGGCCGAGGTGCCGCTGGCCAACCGCGCCACGTTAGGCAACATGAGCCCCGAGTTCGGTTCCACCGCAGCGATTTTCCCGGTCGACGAAGAGACCATCAGCTACCTGCGGTTCACCGGCCGCAGCGATGAGCAGCTCGCGCTGGTCGAGGCCTATGCCAAGGAACAGGGCATGTGGCACGACCCGAAGCGGGAGCCGAACTACAGCGAGTACATCGAGCTGAACCTGTCCGACGTCGTGCCGTCGATCGCCGGCCCGAAGCGCCCCCAGGACCGTATCGCGCTCAACGAGGCAAAGACGGCGTTCCGCAAGGACATTCACAACTATGTGGAAAGCAGCGCGGACCACCCGGTTCCGCACACCAAGCTCGACGAGGCGGTCGAGGAGACCTTCCCGGCCAGCGACCCCGCGGCCAGCCTGGCCTTCGCCGACGACGACGCGGTGGTGCCGTCGGCGGCCGTCGGCGCCAACGGCCGGCCGACCAACCCGGTCGAAGTGAAGTCCGACGAGCTCGGCGAGTTCATCATCGACCACGGCGCCGCGGTGATCGCCGCGATCACCTCGTGCACCAACACGTCCAACCCGGAGGTGATGCTCGGCGCGGCGCTGCTGGCCAAGAACGCCGTCGAGAAGGGTCTGACCTCCAAGCCGTGGGTGAAGACCACGATGGCGCCGGGTTCGCAGGTGGTCACCGACTACTACGAGAAGGCCGGGTTGTGGCCGTATCTGGAGAAACTCGGGTTCTACCTGGTGGGCTACGGCTGCACCACGTGCATCGGCAACTCCGGTCCGCTGCCCGAGGAGATCTCGCAGGCGATCAACGACAACGACCTTTCGGTCACCGCGGTGCTGTCGGGCAACCGCAACTTCGAGGGCCGCATCAACCCCGACGTGAAGATGAACTACCTGGCGTCCCCGCCGCTGGTGATCGCCTACGCGCTGGCGGGCACCATGGACTTCGATTTCGACGCCGAGCCGCTGGGACGCGACACCGACGGCAACGAGGTCTACCTCAAGGACATCTGGCCGTCGCAGCAAGACATCAACGACACCATCACCTCGGCGATCAACCGCGAGATGTTCACCAAGAACTACGCCGATGTGTTCAAGGGCGACGAACGGTGGCGCAACCTGCCGACGCCGAGCGGCAACACCTTCGAGTGGAACCCGGATTCGACGTACGTCCGCAAACCGCCGTACTTCGACGGGATGGGCGCAGAGCCTGAGCCGGTGTCCGACATCACCGGCGCCAGAGTGCTGGTGTTGCTTGGTGATTCGGTGACCACCGACCACATCTCCCCCGCCGGCGCCATCAAGCCGGGCACCCCGGCCGCGCAGTACCTCGACGAGCACGGCGTGGACCGCAAGGACTACAACTCCTACGGTTCACGGCGCGGCAACCACGAGGTGATGATCCGGGGCACGTTCGCCAACATCCGGCTGCGCAACCAGTTGCTGGACGACGTCGCGGGCGGATACACCCGCGACTTCACCAAGGGCGGCGAGCAGGCGTTCATCTACGATGCGGCGCAAAACTATGCGGCGCAGGATATTCCGCTGGTCGTGCTGGGCGGTAAGGAGTACGGCTCGGGATCGTCGCGGGACTGGGCCGCCAAGGGCACCGGGCTGCTCGGGGTGCGCGCGGTGATCGCCGAATCGTTCGAGCGCATCCACCGCAGCAACTTGATCGGCATGGGCGTCATCCCGCTGCAGTTCCCCGAGGGCGAATCGGCGGCCAGCCTCAAGCTCGACGGCACCGAGACGTTCGACATCGCGGGCATCGAGGCGCTCAACGACCAGGGCGAGCGCAGCGACGGGAAAGCCGGAGGCAAGACTCCGGAGACGGTGCATGTCACCGCGACGAAGGAGGACGGCGCCAAGGTCGAGTTCGACGCGGTGGTGCGGATCGACACACCCGGCGAGGCGGACTACTACCGCAACGGCGGCATCCTGCAGTTCGTACTGCGCAACATGTTGAAGTCCTGA
- a CDS encoding TetR/AcrR family transcriptional regulator: protein MPRVTDDHLAARRRQILDGARRCFAEYGYEKATVRRLEQTIGLSRGAIFHHFRDKDTLFFELAREDAERMADVAAREGLVQVMRDMLVAPEQFDWLATRLEIARRLRNEPDFRRGWMERSAELSAATTARLRRQKQAGRLRDDVPSAVLQTYLDLVLDGLVARLASGDDPEKLSGVLDLVEASLRQEPR from the coding sequence ATGCCCCGGGTCACCGACGATCATCTGGCGGCCCGCCGCCGTCAGATCCTCGACGGTGCCCGGCGGTGTTTCGCCGAGTACGGCTACGAGAAGGCGACCGTGCGACGGCTCGAGCAGACGATCGGGCTGTCGCGCGGCGCCATCTTCCACCACTTCCGCGACAAGGACACACTGTTCTTCGAATTGGCCCGCGAGGACGCCGAGCGGATGGCAGACGTCGCGGCGCGCGAAGGCCTCGTCCAGGTGATGCGCGACATGCTGGTCGCGCCCGAGCAGTTCGACTGGCTGGCCACCCGGCTGGAGATCGCGCGTAGGCTGCGCAACGAGCCGGATTTCCGCCGCGGCTGGATGGAGCGCTCAGCGGAGCTGTCGGCCGCGACAACCGCCCGGCTGCGACGGCAGAAGCAGGCCGGGCGGTTACGCGACGACGTCCCCAGCGCCGTCCTGCAGACCTATCTGGACCTGGTGCTCGACGGTCTGGTCGCCCGCCTGGCCTCCGGTGACGATCCCGAAAAGCTCAGTGGCGTACTGGACCTGGTCGAGGCGTCGCTGCGGCAGGAGCCACGCTAG
- a CDS encoding helix-turn-helix domain-containing protein, giving the protein MTQKKASKPRDQLLNELRSAYEGGASIRTLVASTGRSYGSIHSMLRESGTTMRSRGGPNHRSRR; this is encoded by the coding sequence CCAGAAGAAGGCCAGCAAGCCAAGAGACCAACTTCTCAACGAGTTGCGCAGCGCATACGAAGGCGGCGCAAGCATCCGGACGTTGGTCGCATCGACCGGCCGTTCGTACGGCTCGATCCACAGTATGTTGCGGGAATCGGGTACGACGATGCGCAGCCGCGGTGGACCGAACCACCGCAGCCGCCGCTAG